The genomic DNA CTTCGAGATCTTCTTGAGTTGGTTTGTATTCTTCGCCCGATTCTTCCGCCTTGCGTTTGCGTTCCAGGGCTTCGTCTTTGGCGACCAGCAGATTGAATTTGATCTGGCGACGCCAGCGGTCTTTCGCTTCTTCGGGCGAGGTTGGATAGCGGGCTGCATCGGGTTCGACCACGATCGATTCATCGGTGGTGAAGTCGAAGTCTTCGTTGAGCAACGCCTCGGCGACGGCGACGCGTTCATCGATTCGTTGCAGGAAGCGTTTAAAGACGACGTAAGCGACGTCCAGGTTGCCGCCTTTGACCATGTCGTCGATCGTCAGGTTGTAGCGGGCAAACTCATCGACGTCCGACTGGTAGAAGTAGAGCTTCATCGGGTCGAGCGATTTGAGGAACAATTCCATCGCGCGGGCGCTGAGTTCGTCGTTGAGTCCGGTGCGCGACACGTGTCGGCGTTCCAGTAGAGCTGCGACGATCTTCGCCACGTTTTGGTCGGTTTTGGTCGGCGCGACCAGATCTTCAGCTGCGCAAGGACTAATTTGCGGGGCGGCGAAGATGATCGCGCAGAAGGCCGACAACAGCAGTGGCCGGACGAAGCGGGGTTGGGGAGACGTCATTGAAGCCATACTTGAGTTCCGATTTGGTAAAGACACGTCGCGTCGGACAGGCGAACCTTGGTCCACGATGTTCATAGTAGAACAGGGTTCAGAATATCACAAGTTCGATCGGCTGATAGCAAATGCGTCCGGGGAGGCATTAGGGCCGGCGTATATAAGCTCGCAAGCGGCGCATCGGCGGTGTCGATTCGACCCGCTAGCACGATCGTCAGGGCTCGCGTGTCGCGGTGGGGAGGCCAGCAGAGATCCCGCGTTTTCGCGCGGAATCGAGCGTTTTGCGTTCCTTTACTGAGTCCCGCCGCTCAATCGGATCGCCCACCACAGCTGGTTCAAGGCAGCTTCGTCGGTATCGGTAAGCTTGCGGATTCGCTTGGCTGCCTCGAGTTGTTGGTCGCCCACTTGGGGATTTCCCGCAACGTAGAAAAGATGTTTTACCTGTTGCTCAAAACCTCCCTTTTTACTCAACGAGGCGAGCCAGCCGGCCGGCAGCGTGTTGGTTGCATCGTTTGCAGGGAAGGCTCGGCGAAGCGATTCGAGCCGCAGGTCGGCTGGGGATTTGGGTTTCGGTTTGCCGCCAGAGCCGTTGTCGTTTGCTTGGGCTAGCAGTCCCGAGGGGGCGACGAGCGAACCCTTGCCGCTGGCGCGGTTGAACGTTTCGGTTGCGGCGATCAGTTCTTTGAACGACCAGTTTCGCGGTTGGTTTGAAAAGCCAGCAAACGCTCGCTGTTGCAGTTCAGCCCGGTTCAGCGACGCTTCGGTGGCAGCCAGCGAATCTTGGTCGAAGGGCGAGAGAGGCGATTGCAGCCGCATTGGGCGGGCGGCGATGATCCAAGCCACCGCCGCGCCGAGGTCGTAGTCGTGGGCTCGCAGTTGTTCGGCCATCAGGTTTCGCACCGCGATGAACGCTTCGTCCGCCGGGGGTGCCAACGGGTCGCTGGTCCGTCCGACGATGCGATTCCCGTAGATGACTTTCCAGAGTCCGTTGATCGTGGCTCGCGCCAGTTGATCGCTGTGCTCGATGCTCGCCGCCAGATCGCGCAGATTGGTGGGACCGCCCGGAAGAGGCGAATCGCCGATCCAGTCGCCGACAACCGCTGGCGAAGCGACGGCTTGGCGTCCGTCTTCGGATTCGTAGAAGACAGCGTCTTTGGAGCGATCGCGCTGCAGGTCCAACGCGATCTTCAGGCCGCCCTGCTGCCCCAGTTGCCACTGAACGCCGGTCTGGAAGATCGCATTCAGGTTCCAGTAATTGTGTTGGGTTATGTTCCCTTCCAGCGGGTGCGTGTGGCAGCGTCCACAGCCGACGTCGAGGTCCAGCAGGACATCGCAGAACTGATTGGTCAGCGGAATCGCAGATGCGCCAGCTAGCCCGGCCATCCAGAGCGTCGCCGGTTCAAACGAATCGTCTTCTGGCGACGAAGAACCCTCGGAAGTGAGCATCTGCTGGACCAGCGTGTCGAAGGCTTGTTCGCCGCGGAAAGTCGTCGCAAACAGCTTGCCAGCTTCCTCTCGCTGAGCCGCCGACAATTGACTCCACGCCGCTTCGCCGAGCAGGTGTTGCGCCCAACGAGAGCCGAGGTGATCGGAGGTTTGCCGATCGTCGATGTATTGGTCGATCAGCGCGTTGATATCGCCGGCGGTCAGATTGCGAACCGCTTCGGTATCCAAAACGTTGGCTGTCGAACGCCCTGCGACGGCCGTCGCAAACCGTTGGACCATCTGGTCGGCGGAGATCTCGGTTTGCGGGCGAATGTCCATCCGCTGCCACGCTTGTTCCAGCAGTTGGTCGACGCGTTGCACGATCTGATCGGCTGGCAACCGTTCGACCACCGGTTGGTTGGCGATCGCTGATGGTGCGGGGGTGTCGGTCGGTTCTTTCGCTGGGGCGTTAAACGGCAGGTCGTTGATGCCGATTTCAAACTTGCGAGGCTCTACAGGTTGATCGACGATCGCGTCGACGGTTGGAGCGTCATCGGTCAGCGGTGTCGCTGCGTGTGGATCGGCGATGCCGGCGATTTCAGCTGCCGACGGTTGAGCAGTCTGTTGGTCGTTGGCTGGTTGCGACGGAGTGCTTTGGGCGATGCCAGGATCGGCAGCCGGTGGTTGTCGCAGTTCCCACAGGTAGCCGCCGACGGCGATCAGCAGCGCAGCGGCGAGGGGTAGCGGCAGCCAAGCATTGGAGCGTTGCTTGGTGTTTCGCGTGGTTTCGATCCGCGGCAGCGCCACGGTTGGGTTCTGTTCGGCTTCCAGAATCGCCAGTACTTGCACGGAGACATCCGGCGGCGTCGCCTCTTCGAGGGCTTCGCCAAGCATCGTCTCCAGCAATTGGTCGAACGCCGGATCGTCTATGTCAGTTTCGTTTGGACGCATTCTTTTAGCTGTTGTTTTGCTCGCTGCACCAAATTCTTCGCACCATGTTCGGTGATACCCAACTTGTCGCCAATTTCGACCCGCTTTGCATC from Rosistilla oblonga includes the following:
- a CDS encoding DUF1549 domain-containing protein — translated: MRPNETDIDDPAFDQLLETMLGEALEEATPPDVSVQVLAILEAEQNPTVALPRIETTRNTKQRSNAWLPLPLAAALLIAVGGYLWELRQPPAADPGIAQSTPSQPANDQQTAQPSAAEIAGIADPHAATPLTDDAPTVDAIVDQPVEPRKFEIGINDLPFNAPAKEPTDTPAPSAIANQPVVERLPADQIVQRVDQLLEQAWQRMDIRPQTEISADQMVQRFATAVAGRSTANVLDTEAVRNLTAGDINALIDQYIDDRQTSDHLGSRWAQHLLGEAAWSQLSAAQREEAGKLFATTFRGEQAFDTLVQQMLTSEGSSSPEDDSFEPATLWMAGLAGASAIPLTNQFCDVLLDLDVGCGRCHTHPLEGNITQHNYWNLNAIFQTGVQWQLGQQGGLKIALDLQRDRSKDAVFYESEDGRQAVASPAVVGDWIGDSPLPGGPTNLRDLAASIEHSDQLARATINGLWKVIYGNRIVGRTSDPLAPPADEAFIAVRNLMAEQLRAHDYDLGAAVAWIIAARPMRLQSPLSPFDQDSLAATEASLNRAELQQRAFAGFSNQPRNWSFKELIAATETFNRASGKGSLVAPSGLLAQANDNGSGGKPKPKSPADLRLESLRRAFPANDATNTLPAGWLASLSKKGGFEQQVKHLFYVAGNPQVGDQQLEAAKRIRKLTDTDEAALNQLWWAIRLSGGTQ